In Spirochaeta lutea, a single genomic region encodes these proteins:
- the fabF gene encoding beta-ketoacyl-ACP synthase II, with translation MNKRRVVITGVGAVSPLGNSVKESWENAKNGRSGIDRISHFDPELYGSKVAGEVRNFDMLSHYNDDFRKTAKRMDPFVHYVSAATKEALGQSGLPIKDNPFKVGVAVGSGIGGLVTQQQNGAGLANRGPKGVSPMYIPAMIGNIAAGIISMEHGIMGPNLATQTACATANHAMAVAYMMIQAGMLDAVVTGGTEDSVVEIAVAGFSNMRALSTKYNDSPQAASRPYDKGRDGFVIAEGAGVLILEEYEHAVKRGAPILAELASIGMSGDAYDLVVPHPEGAGALYSMQMAVDGAGITAGDIDYINAHGTSTPLGDIAESKAIYKLLKGDESRVTVGSTKGMHGHLLGATAALEAILCVQAIQEGIIPPNINIDEFDPGVALKPETINTQPLEKKVNVALSNSFGFGGHNSTIVLKSV, from the coding sequence ATGAACAAAAGAAGAGTAGTAATAACCGGGGTAGGCGCTGTAAGCCCCCTGGGAAACAGTGTAAAAGAAAGCTGGGAAAATGCAAAAAACGGCCGAAGCGGCATAGACCGGATCTCCCATTTCGACCCGGAGCTATACGGCTCAAAGGTTGCCGGCGAGGTTCGCAATTTTGATATGCTGAGCCATTATAACGATGATTTTCGGAAAACTGCTAAACGTATGGACCCCTTCGTACACTATGTAAGCGCTGCCACCAAAGAGGCCCTGGGGCAGTCCGGCTTACCCATTAAGGATAATCCCTTCAAGGTGGGTGTGGCTGTGGGAAGCGGTATCGGCGGACTGGTAACCCAGCAGCAAAACGGGGCAGGACTCGCCAACCGGGGGCCCAAGGGGGTAAGCCCCATGTACATCCCCGCCATGATCGGGAATATTGCCGCGGGCATCATCTCCATGGAACACGGAATCATGGGACCCAACCTTGCCACTCAAACCGCCTGTGCAACCGCCAATCATGCCATGGCCGTGGCATATATGATGATCCAAGCGGGTATGCTCGATGCAGTGGTTACCGGGGGTACCGAGGACTCCGTGGTAGAAATCGCCGTCGCGGGGTTCAGCAACATGAGGGCCCTATCCACCAAGTATAACGATTCTCCCCAAGCCGCCAGCCGCCCCTACGATAAGGGTCGGGATGGATTTGTAATCGCCGAGGGTGCGGGGGTTTTGATCCTGGAAGAGTACGAACACGCGGTAAAACGCGGAGCCCCCATCCTAGCGGAGCTTGCCTCCATAGGTATGAGCGGCGATGCCTACGATCTGGTAGTTCCCCATCCCGAGGGAGCAGGGGCCCTGTACTCCATGCAGATGGCTGTGGACGGTGCAGGCATCACCGCCGGGGACATCGATTACATCAACGCCCACGGAACATCGACTCCCCTGGGAGACATCGCTGAAAGCAAGGCCATCTACAAGCTGCTCAAAGGCGATGAATCTCGGGTCACCGTTGGTTCCACCAAGGGAATGCACGGCCATCTGCTGGGCGCCACCGCCGCCCTGGAAGCCATCCTCTGCGTTCAGGCAATCCAGGAAGGCATCATTCCGCCGAACATCAACATAGATGAATTTGATCCCGGGGTTGCCCTGAAACCCGAAACCATAAACACCCAGCCCTTGGAAAAAAAGGTCAATGTAGCGCTTTCAAACAGCTTCGGCTTCGGGGGACATAACTCCACCATCGTCCTGAAAAGCGTCTAA